One Streptomyces sp. 840.1 genomic window, CCTCGACCGCCTCACCGGTCTCGCGGAGACCCTCATCGACTACGGCACCGTGGCGAACACGGTCCGCGCGGCCCGGGTCGTACCGCAGGCGCCGAAGGCCGTCACCGAGCGGCTCCAACTCCCCGACGGCTCCGAGGCGGTGTACCTGGAGCGGCTGCGCAGCCTGGACGGGCGGCCGCTCTCCGTCGACTCGACCTGGCTCGCCCCCGACATCGGGCGCCCCCTCCTCGACTGCGACCTCGCCGGCCGGGACGTCTTCACGCTCATCGAGGAGACCACCGGGACCCGGCTCGGCAGCGCCGAGATCACCGTGCACGCCGTCACCGCCGAACCGGACACCGCGCGGCTGCTCGGCATCCCCGCCGGCGCGGCCCTGTTCGTGATCGACCGGCTCACCCGGCTCGCCGACGGGCGCCCCGTGGACAGCGAGTCCCTGCGGGTGCGCGCCGACCGGTTCGCCCTGCACACGCTGCTCCGGCGAGGCGACGCCCCGCCGCGCGCCCTCGCCTGACCGAGGCGACCTCCCACCCCTCGCACCACCCTCGGAGGCACCCCCATGTCCTGGACCCCCGACACGCTCACCCTGGTTCTGCTCGCCCTGTTCGGCCTCGCGGGAGGCATCGGGATCACCGCGATCGGGCCCGGCGGGGTGCTGCCCACCATCGGCATGTTCCTGCTGACCGGGCTCACCCCGGCCGGCGTCGCGGGCACCGCCATCGTCACCCATGTGGCGACCGGCGTCCTCGGCACCGCCGCGTACACCAGGTCCGGGCAGCTGCGGGACCCGGACACGCGGCGCACCGCCGTCGTCCTCGCGGCGAGCGCGCTCGTCGGCACCCCCGTCGGCGTACTGCTCAACACCCACGTGTCGGGGCGGCTGTTCGGGATCCTGCTGGCGTGCGCCGTCACGGTGACCGGCCTGCTGGTGTGGCTCCGCGAGCGCCGCGCGGCGACCGCGCCGACGCCCGGCACCCCGGTGCGGGTGCCGCTCGCGCTCACCGTCGCGGTGGGGGTCACGGTGGCCGTCGCGGCGGGGCTGTTCGGGCTGGGCGGGCCGATGCTGAGCGTGCCGCTCCTGGTCGTCTGCGGGCTCCCGGTGCTGTCCGCGCTGGCCGCCGCGCAGGCGCAGTCCGTGGTGATCGCGAGCGTGGGTACCGTCGGCTACGTCCAGCACGGCTCCGTCGACTGGACGCTGGCAGTTGTGGTCGGCGTGCCGGAACTGGTGGGGGTGATCGTGGGCTGGCGCATCGCCCGTTCGGTCCCGGCCCGCCGCCTCAAGTACGCCATGGCCGCGATGCTCCTGGCGCTGGCCCCCTACCTCGCGTTCCGCTCCTGAAGGGGCAGCATCAGCTCGGAGTCCTCGCGCAGGCTCACCCGTACCGGCACGAACTGCGTCGCCTGCGAACGGGGTTGGCCCGTGCCCGGGTTGCGCGCGTAGCGGGGGTGCGCGCCGCCGCTGATCTGCCAGCGGATCCGGTGGCCGGCGCCGAAGCGATGGGCGGTGTCACCCATGGGGACGGTGACCCGGACCTGTTCACCGGCGGTGCTGCGGAGTTGGGCCAGGCCGTCGCAGACGTTGGTGGAACGGCCCCGGGGGTCCACGTCGCACAGTCGGGCGAACACGTCCGCGTGTCCGGTGTCCGTGGCGGCGCTGATCCGTGCGGAGACCGGGCCGAGGACGGTGACGGGTTCGGTCAGGACCGGGCCGGTGAACGTGAGGACGTCGTCCCTGGACTCCAGGGGCCCGTTGTCCCGGGCGCCCGCGGTACGGGAGAGGAGGGCGCCGCCGAGGGAGGGCGTGGGGGCGGCCGGGTCGTAGCGGAAGGACGTCAGGGGCGCGGTGCCCGTGGGGGGCTGCCGGGTGAGGTGGCCTTCCGCGGTGGGGTACCAGGAGGTGGTGGCGGGGGCGAGGGGCCACTCGCCGAGATCCCGCCATGCCGCGTCCGCGCCGCCCAGGTGGACGCGTACGGGGGTGGGGCGCAGAGCGGCGGGGTCCTCGCACAGGTGGGCGCGGAGCCAGCCGAGGCTTTCGGCGAAGACCTCGGGCCAGCCCTTCTGCAGGGCCGAGGTGTGGGTCCAGGGGCCGACGAGCAGCGCGGTCTCGGCTCCCGCGCGGCGCAGCCGGCGGTACTGCTCGAAGGCCTGGCCGGCCAGGACGTCGTAGCGGCCGGTGATCAGCGAGGTGGGGATGCGCGCGCGTGCCGCCGCGCCCGCGTCCGCGCCCCGCCAGTGCGGATCGTCCGCGTCCGGATGCGCGATCACCTCGTCCAGCCAGGGCACTTCGGCCCCGAGCGCGGGTGCGATCGCCCCGCGCAGCGGCTGCGCCGAGCCGGTCGCGCGCATCCGGCGCTGCACACGCATCGCCGCCCGCCCGAAGGCCATCACGCCCCGGTGCTGGTACGTCATACCGGCGCCGACGAGGAGTGCCGCCTCCAGGTGGAGCACCCCGTCCGTGTGGAAGAGGGCGTGCGGGTCCTGGAGGCCCACCTGGAGCACCATCGCCTTCAGCTCGGGCGGCGGGTCCAGCGCGAGCGCCGACTGCACGTAGCCGAGGTAGCTGGGGCCGACCGTGCCGAGCGTGCCGTTGAACCAGGGCTGTTCGCGCAGCCAGGACACGGTGGCGTGGCCGTCGGCGGCCTCGTTGCGCCAGAGGTCGAAGCGGCCGCCCGAACCGCCGGTGCCCCGGCAGCTCTGCAGGACCACGTGAAAGCCCTGCTCGGCGAAGAGGATGCCGTACTGGGGCGACCACGGCACGCCCCGCCCGTAGGGGGAGCGGACGAGGAGGGTGGGGAAGTCCCCCTCCGCTCGCGGGAAGTAGTGGTCCGTGATCAGCGGGCTGCCGTCGGCCGCCGGCACCACGAGGCCGGGCTCCCACCCCGCCTCGTGCCGTCGGGCCGGAAGGCCGCGCCAGGTGGCCCGCATCAGCCGGGAGGCCGGCGGCGGCTTCGCCTTCCGGGCGCGCCTCGTCCGGGCCTCGTACGTCGGTGGTGCCATGGTTCGCCTCCGTCGCTACGCATCGCATCGCTCATGCGTGTCCGTCACTCATTCATTCTCGTACTGTGTACGAGAATAGTGGATGCTTGGATGGGACCCACAGGCAGCAGTCACGAGGGGAGGCACCGGACCATGACCCGCAACGACGGGCCCGGCGCCGCCGGCGTCGATCCCCGGGAGCTCTGGCTGAGCCCGGACCGCCCCCGCCGGGGCCGCAGGCCCGCCTTCAGCCGCGAGGCGATCACGGCGGCGGCCGTCGTCCTGGCCGACACCGAGGGGATCGACGCGGTCACCATGCGGCGGGTCGCCGCAGAGGTGGGCGCGGGGGTCATGTCCCTCTACAGCTACGCCCCCGACAAGGAGACCCTGCTGGACCTGATGGTCGACCACGTCGCCGCCGAGCTGCCCGCGTCGGCCCCGCTCACCGGCGACTGGCGCACCGACCTGAAGGCCGTCGGACACCTCCAGCGCGACCACATGCTCCGCCACCCCTGGCTGCCCGCCGCCGTGTCGGCCCGCCGGACCCTCGGCCCCCACACCCTGGCCTTCCTGGAACACGCCCTGGCCGCGCTGCGGCCCAGCGGGACGGACGGGCCGACGCGGCTGGAGATCTTCGCCCAGCTCACCGCGTTCGTGGCCGGGCACGTCGCCCACGAGGTCGCCCAGGCGCAGGCCGCGCAGTCGCCCGACCGGGCCGCCGCCGAGGCGCTCTACCTCGCGGCCGTCGCCGCGGACGGCCGCCACCCGGAGCTGGCCGAGGCGCTCACCGCGGCGCCCCGGCCACTGACCCCGGACGCCAGGTTCAGCCGCTTCCTCACCCGGCTGGTCGACGGCCTCGACGCCGGCTGACCCGGGGCCCGGCGGCCATCCCCTACCCGGGTGCCAGCCGCACGCCTCCGAATGAGCACCTGGGTATCACGCGCCGGGCGGCAGCCGGGAGGCATCGTGGAGGCGTTCGCACACGTCGCCCGCGACCCGCGGCACCGCAGACCGTGCCGTGCGTGCCGCACCGCCCGAACGGGGAGTTCCAGGTGCTCGCTGTCCCGCGTACCCGTACCCACAACCGCCGGCAGGTCCTCACCACCGCCCTCGCCGCGTCCGCCCTGCTGGCCACCGGCGCCATCCCGTCCTTCGCGGCCGGCAACAGGCGGGCCCGCACCCCCCTGCCGACCGCACGACTGCCCCGGCCCACCGGGCCGTTCGAGGTCGGCACCACCGTGCACCACCTCGTCGACCCCTCCCGCGCGGAGCCCTGGCTGCCGGGCACCGCGGCCCGCCGCGAGCTGATGATCAGCGTCCGCTACCCGGCCGCGCCCGGCGGACCGGCCCGGCGCGAGCCGCAGATGACAGAGGCGGCCGCCGCGCACTTCGGCGGGCCGGACGGGGCCGCCGCCCTGAACCTGGGCATGGCACCCGGGTCCGTCGACTGGGCCGCCACGCTCAGCCACGCCCGCCGCGACGCACCCGTCGCCGCACGGGCCGGCCGGCTGCCCGTCGTGCTGTACTCCGGCGGGCTGGGCGACCCGCGCACCTGGAACACCGCCTTGGTCGACGACCTCGCGAGCCACGGGTACGCCGTCGTCACGATCGACCACACCTACGAGGCGACCGAGGTGGAGTTCCCCGACGGACGCCTCGCCACCATGCGGATCTTCGACGGGGCGCCGCCCAGCGATCCGGACGCGATCAGCGCCCTGCTGCGCAAGGTCATGGCGGTCCGGGTGGCCGACACCCGGTTCGTGCTGGACCGGCTCCCGGAACTGAACCGGACGCGCTTCGGGGACGTACTCGATCTGCGCCGGACCGGCATGTTCGGCCACTCCGCGGGTGGCTTCACCGCCGCCCAGACGATGCACGACGACCGGCGGATCCGGGCGGGCATCAACATGGACGGGCAACTGGACTACGTGGGCGGCGCGCAGCCGGACGGCAGCCGGCTGAGCACGGTCGCCACGGACGGGCTGGACCGGCCGCTGCTCCTGATGGGGACGGCCGGTGAGGGCTCGGGCGACTACCGGCAGCAGCCGTCCTGGGCGGCGTTCTGGAAGAACACCCGGGGCTGGCGGGCCGACGTCACCCTGACCGGCTCGCGCCACGCCTCCTACACCGACGCCGAGTCGCTGCTCCCGCAACTGGCCCGCCAGGGCGCGGAACCGGCCGGCGGACTGGCCGGGGCCGTCGGGACGGTACGGCCGGACCGGGCGGCGGCCGCGAGCCGCGCGTACGCGGCGTCGTTCTTCGGACGGTGGCTGCGCGGACACGACGACTGCCTGCTGCACGGCCCCTCGGACCGCTTCCCCGAGATGGTGTTCACGCCGTAGCGAAGGAGCCCGAGCCCGGGAGCCGTGTGGCGCGGGTCACCGGAACCATCCGCCCATAGCGGAGAGGTAGAGGGTGTGAGATGTGATGAACAGCGAGATCGGGAGCGCATGCGCGCACGGATCAGAGCCGGCGACCACGAGGCGTTCGCCGAGCTCTACGAGGAATACGCGCGGATCGTCTACAACCACGCCTACCGGCTGTCGGGCGACTGGTCGACGGCCGAGGAGGTGCTGTCCGACACCTTCCTGGCCGCCTGGCGCAACCGCCACTCCGTCGAGCCCGAGGGCGATTCGCTGCGGCCGTGGCTGCTCGGGATCGCCACGAACAAGGCCCGCAACGCCGGGCGCGGCACCGGACGGCGCCTCGCCTTCCTGGCACGCCGCCCCGCCCCGGAACCCGTGGCGGACATCGCGGACGCCGCGGCCGCCCGCGTCGACGACGCACGGCGGCTCGCCGAGGTCCGGCAGGCGCTGAACGGGCTCCGCCGCCAGGAACGCGAGGTGCTGGTCCTCTGCGTCTGGTCCGGCCTCGACTACGCGGAGGCCGCCGAGGCGCTCGGCGTCCCGGTGGGCACCGTGCGCTCACGGCTCTCCCGCGCCCGCACCCGGCTGCGGCGCCTCACCGACGAGAAGCCCGGCCGGACGGCGGACGGTGGAGCGGGCCGGGCGGCCGACGGGGGATCGGCCCGGCCCGCGCGGGAAGCACGGCCGGCGGAAGCGGACCGGTCCGGCCGGGAACCGCGCCCCGGCCGCGGAGAGGTAGGGAGCAGGGCCGCGTTCGTGGCCCTGCCCATCCAGGAGGAAGCCCGATGAACGACCGCACCTCCGGCCCCGACCGGGCCGAACACGAGGAACTGGCCCGGCTGTTGCCGGCCCCGGCCGAACGGGACCTGCCCCCGGGCCGATATCTCCACCACAAGGACACCCTGATGCGTCAGATCGACCACGACGGCGACCGCGCCACCGCTGCCCCTCGCCCCCGCCCCCGCCTGCTGCGCCCCGCCCTTCTGCTGCCCGCCGCCGGCGCCGCCCTCGGCGCGGTGCTGCTCACCACCCTCGCCGTGACCGATCAGGACAGCGCCCCGGCGCCGTCCGCAGCGGGCACCCGTTCCGGGGCCACGGCCCCGCGCGGCGCGGCCGTGCTGCTGGACCGGATCGCGTCGGTCGCCGCGAAGAGCGACGCGGCGACGGTCACCGACGACCAGTTCGTGTACGTCAGGACACTGCAGGCCGAGCAGGAGGGCGAGTACGGCGGGCCCATGAAGCTGACGAAGCCCGTTGAGCGTGAGGTCTGGATGACTCAGAAAGCCCGGCCGGTGATCAATGAGGGCCTGATTCACCAGGACGGCAGGTACTTCCCGATCACCGTCGGGGTCCCGGACGGCGAGACCCCCGTCGGCTACCCGGCGGGCCTCAACCGGCCGACGTACAACTGGCTGGCCTCGCTGCCCACCGACCCCGACGTCCTGCTGCGGCGGCTCGCCACCGAGATCACCCGGGACCAGGACACGCGCCAGACCCCGGCGAAGGACCGGGACCCGGCCCAGGACGCCTTCGACGCCATCGGTGAGCTGTTGCAGGAGACGGTGATGCCGCCGAGGACCGCGGCCGCCCTCTACAAGGCCGCCGCGAAGATCCCCGGTGTGAGCGTGGACGCCGACGTGGTGGACGCGGCAGGCCGGCACGGGATCGGCGTGGCCCGCGACAACACCCGGCCCGGCTGGCGCACCGCTTGGATCTTCGACCCGGCCACCCTGGAGTACCTGGGCGAACAGAGCTCCCTCATCAGGGACACCGACATGGGCAAGAAGGGCGCCCTGATCAGCCGGTCGGCGGTGATGGAGCGCGCGGTGGTCGACGCCCTGCGCGAGAAGCCGTCGACGAAGGCCTGATCCCGCGCCCGGCTCACGGAACGACGCCGGCCCCCGGGGAGCGATCCCCGGGGGCCGGCGTCGTGCTGCTGTGCTGGAGCTACCGATCCGTGAGGATCAGAAGTCCATGTCACCGCCCGGCATGCCGCCCGGAGCGCCGCCGGCAGCGGCCTTCTCCGGCTTGTCGGCGATGACGGCCTCGGTGGTGAGGAAGAGCGCGGCGATGGACGCGGCGTTCTGCAGGGCGGAGCGCGTGACCTTCGCCGGGTCGAGAATGCCCTCGGCGATCATGTCGACGTACTCGCCGGTCGCGGCGTTGAGGCCGTGACCGATCGGCAGGTTGCGCACCTTCTCGACGACGACTCCGCCTTCGAGACCACCGTTGACGGCGATCTGCTTGAGCGGGGCCTCCAGCGCCAGCTTGACGGCGTTGGCGCCGGTCGCCTCGTCACCCGAGAGCTCGAGCTTCTCGAAGACGGCCGAGGCCTGGAGCAGAGCCACGCCACCACCGGCGACGATGCCCTCCTCGACGGCGGCCTTGGCGTTGCGCACCGCGTCCTCGATGCGGTGCTTGCGCTCCTTGAGCTCGACCTCGGTGGCGGCACCGGCCTTGATGACGGCCACGCCGCCGGCCAGCTTCGCCAGGCGCTCCTGGAGCTTCTCGCGGTCGTAGTCCGAGTCGGAGTTCTCGATCTCGGCACGGATCTGGTTGACACGACCCTGGACCTGGTCGCTGTCACCGGCGCCGTCGACGATCGTCGTCTCGTCCTTGGTGATGACGACCTTGCGGGCACGGCCGAGCAGGTCGAGACCGGCGTTCTCCAGCTTGAGGCCGACCTCCTCGGAGATGACGGTGCCACCGGTGAGGATGGCGATGTCGCCGAGCATGGCCTTGCGGCGGTCACCGAAGCCCGGGGCCTTGACGGCGACGGACTTGAAGGTGCCACGGATCTTGTTGACGACCAGGGTCGACAGGGCCTCGCCCTCGACGTCCTCGGCGATGATCAGCAGCGGCTTGCCGGACTGCATGACCTTCTCCAGCAGCGGAAGGAGGTCCTTCACGTTGCTGATCTTCGAGTTCACGATCAGGATGTACGGGTCGTCGAGCGACGACTCCATGCGCTCCATGTCCGTGGCGAAGTACGCCGAGATGTAGCCCTTGTCGAAGCGCATACCCTCGGTGAGCTCGAGCTCCAGACCGAAGGTCTGGGACTCCTCGACGGTGATGACGCCTTCCTTGCCGACCTTGTCCATCGCCTCGGCGATGAGCTCGCCGATCTGGGTGTCAGCGGCGGAGATGGAGGCGGTCGAAGCGATCTGCTCCTTGGTCTCCACGTCCTTGGCCTGCTCCAGGAGGGCGGCGGAGACGGCCTCGACGGCCTTCTCGATGCCCCGCTTGAGAGCCATCGGGTTCGCACCCGCGGCCACGTTGCGCAGGCCCTCGCGGACGAGCGCCTGAGCGAGAACGGTGGCGGTGGTCGTACCGTCGCCGGCGACGTCGTCCGTCTTCTTGGCGACCTCCTTGACCAGCTCCGCACCGATCTTCTCGTACGGGTCCTCCAGCTCGATCTCCTTGGCGATGGAAACACCATCGTTGGTGATCGTGGGGGCGCCCCACTTCTTCTCAAGGACGACGTTGCGGCCCTTGGGGCCGAGGGTGACCTTGACGGCGTCGGCGAGCTGGTTCATGCCGCGCTCAAGACCGCGCCGGGCCTCCTCGTCGAACGCGATGATCTTGGCCATATGAAGTGGTCCTCCCGGACAGGGGTGGATTTCTCCGGACCGAGTGGCGCCCGCGACGGACGGCCTGCCGCCTGCCGGTTCCTTGCCCCGACAGACCTGCGGGCCTCACCGGCCCGGTCCAAGTTTCTGTCACTCTCACCCGGAGAGTGCTAAGCCCAATGATTAGCACTCGACCCCCGAGAGTGCAAGCGCCCCCCTCCGGAGTGTGGACAACGAGCACCCCCTCCGCAGGCGGACGACCGGACAGCGCGTGCGAACGGTTCCGGACGCACGGAGGGCCCGTACCCCTGGGGTACGGGCCCTCCGTGCGTGAGTAGTGTCGTTGGCCGACCGCGCCGAACTCAGCCGACGGCGAGCTTGACCATGTCCGCCTGCGGCCCCTTCTGGCCCTGCGAGATTTCGAATTCAACTCGCTGACCCTCTTCGAGGGTGCGGTATCCGTCCATCTGGATCGCGCTGTAGTGGACGAAAACATCCGCACCACCGTCGACCGCGATGAAGCCGTACCCCTTCTCCGCGTTGAACCACTTGACGGTGCCCTGAGCCATGCCTAACTCCCCTATTACTGGCCCTTGCACAGGACCGCACTTCGCGGGCCCGGGTCAGAACTCACCCTCCGACAGGAGAGGGTGCGTGCGCCGGAACGCGTCGACCGCGGCCGAATGTATCTGCCCAACTGCCCTCTGCAACAGGTCAATCGGACGAGAATTCTGGGCAGCGCCGAACGCCCGAATATGAGGAACTCATAAGATTCCAGGGCAAGTCGGGCCAGGCAAAGGCGACTTATGGCGCAAGAGGCTCAGGCACTTTGGCTGCATCTTGTCGTGGCCGGGCGCATTCTCATATGCGGGCGGCACGGGCAGCGGAGGGGTCTTCCCACACTCTACCGCGCTCAACCATGCAGAATTGCCCCCTCCGCTTCTGTCGCGGAGAGGGCAATCGCGGTGACTCGTCGAAGCGGGACCGCTCGGGTCCCGGGGCTCAGCAGCCGCCGGCGACGGCCGGGATGATCGAGATGCCGGCGCCGTCCGGGGTGACCGCTTCCAGGCCGCCCTCGAAGCGCACGTCGTCGTCGTTGACGTACACGTTGACGAAACGGCGGAGCTTGCCCTGGTCGTCCAGGACACGGGCGGCGATGCCCGGGTGGTCCTTCTCCAGGGACTCGATGACCTGGGAGAGGGTCGCGCCCTCGGCCGGGACCTCGGCCTGGCCGCCCGTGTAGGTGCGGAGGATGGTGGGGATACGGACCTTGACGCTCATGGTGGGTGCCCTTCCTGGAGTCACGGGTGGTCGGAGGCTGCGGCAGCCTCTCAGCTGGTGCGGCGGACCGCTCAGGCGGTGCCGAGGCCGGCGGCGCGGAAGGCGTCCAGGCTAGGCCTGATCGTCGCCGTCGCCTGCGAGGTGGCGGCCACCGCGTCCAGCGTCTTGAGGCCGTCACCGGTGTTCAGGACGACCGTCGTGAGCGACGGGTCGAGCAGACCCGCCTCGATCAGCTTCTTCGTCACTCCGACGGTCACCCCGCCCGCGGTCTCGGCGAAGATGCCCTCGGTGCGCGCCAGCAGCTTGATCGCGTCGACGACCTGCTCGTCGTTGACGTCCTCGACGGCACCGCCGGTGCGGCGGGCGATGTCCAGGACGTACGGGCCGTCGGCCGGGTTGCCGATCGCCAGGGACTTGGCGATCGTGTTCGGCTTCTGCGGCCGCACCACGTCGTGACCGGCCTTGAAGGCGGCGGAGACCGGCGAGCAGCCTTCGGCCTGGGCGCCGAAGATCTTGTACGGCCGGTCCTCGACCAGACCGAGCTTGATCAGCTCCTGGAGGCCCTTGTCGATCTTCGTGAGCTGCGAGCCGGACGCGATCGGGATGACGATCTGGTCGGGCAGCCGCCAGCCGAGCTGCTCGCAGATCTCGTACGCGAGCGTCTTGGAACCCTC contains:
- a CDS encoding RNA polymerase sigma factor gives rise to the protein MRARIRAGDHEAFAELYEEYARIVYNHAYRLSGDWSTAEEVLSDTFLAAWRNRHSVEPEGDSLRPWLLGIATNKARNAGRGTGRRLAFLARRPAPEPVADIADAAAARVDDARRLAEVRQALNGLRRQEREVLVLCVWSGLDYAEAAEALGVPVGTVRSRLSRARTRLRRLTDEKPGRTADGGAGRAADGGSARPAREARPAEADRSGREPRPGRGEVGSRAAFVALPIQEEAR
- the groL gene encoding chaperonin GroEL (60 kDa chaperone family; promotes refolding of misfolded polypeptides especially under stressful conditions; forms two stacked rings of heptamers to form a barrel-shaped 14mer; ends can be capped by GroES; misfolded proteins enter the barrel where they are refolded when GroES binds), translated to MAKIIAFDEEARRGLERGMNQLADAVKVTLGPKGRNVVLEKKWGAPTITNDGVSIAKEIELEDPYEKIGAELVKEVAKKTDDVAGDGTTTATVLAQALVREGLRNVAAGANPMALKRGIEKAVEAVSAALLEQAKDVETKEQIASTASISAADTQIGELIAEAMDKVGKEGVITVEESQTFGLELELTEGMRFDKGYISAYFATDMERMESSLDDPYILIVNSKISNVKDLLPLLEKVMQSGKPLLIIAEDVEGEALSTLVVNKIRGTFKSVAVKAPGFGDRRKAMLGDIAILTGGTVISEEVGLKLENAGLDLLGRARKVVITKDETTIVDGAGDSDQVQGRVNQIRAEIENSDSDYDREKLQERLAKLAGGVAVIKAGAATEVELKERKHRIEDAVRNAKAAVEEGIVAGGGVALLQASAVFEKLELSGDEATGANAVKLALEAPLKQIAVNGGLEGGVVVEKVRNLPIGHGLNAATGEYVDMIAEGILDPAKVTRSALQNAASIAALFLTTEAVIADKPEKAAAGGAPGGMPGGDMDF
- a CDS encoding cold-shock protein produces the protein MAQGTVKWFNAEKGYGFIAVDGGADVFVHYSAIQMDGYRTLEEGQRVEFEISQGQKGPQADMVKLAVG
- a CDS encoding esterase, which translates into the protein MPHRPNGEFQVLAVPRTRTHNRRQVLTTALAASALLATGAIPSFAAGNRRARTPLPTARLPRPTGPFEVGTTVHHLVDPSRAEPWLPGTAARRELMISVRYPAAPGGPARREPQMTEAAAAHFGGPDGAAALNLGMAPGSVDWAATLSHARRDAPVAARAGRLPVVLYSGGLGDPRTWNTALVDDLASHGYAVVTIDHTYEATEVEFPDGRLATMRIFDGAPPSDPDAISALLRKVMAVRVADTRFVLDRLPELNRTRFGDVLDLRRTGMFGHSAGGFTAAQTMHDDRRIRAGINMDGQLDYVGGAQPDGSRLSTVATDGLDRPLLLMGTAGEGSGDYRQQPSWAAFWKNTRGWRADVTLTGSRHASYTDAESLLPQLARQGAEPAGGLAGAVGTVRPDRAAAASRAYAASFFGRWLRGHDDCLLHGPSDRFPEMVFTP
- a CDS encoding CocE/NonD family hydrolase, whose translation is MAPPTYEARTRRARKAKPPPASRLMRATWRGLPARRHEAGWEPGLVVPAADGSPLITDHYFPRAEGDFPTLLVRSPYGRGVPWSPQYGILFAEQGFHVVLQSCRGTGGSGGRFDLWRNEAADGHATVSWLREQPWFNGTLGTVGPSYLGYVQSALALDPPPELKAMVLQVGLQDPHALFHTDGVLHLEAALLVGAGMTYQHRGVMAFGRAAMRVQRRMRATGSAQPLRGAIAPALGAEVPWLDEVIAHPDADDPHWRGADAGAAARARIPTSLITGRYDVLAGQAFEQYRRLRRAGAETALLVGPWTHTSALQKGWPEVFAESLGWLRAHLCEDPAALRPTPVRVHLGGADAAWRDLGEWPLAPATTSWYPTAEGHLTRQPPTGTAPLTSFRYDPAAPTPSLGGALLSRTAGARDNGPLESRDDVLTFTGPVLTEPVTVLGPVSARISAATDTGHADVFARLCDVDPRGRSTNVCDGLAQLRSTAGEQVRVTVPMGDTAHRFGAGHRIRWQISGGAHPRYARNPGTGQPRSQATQFVPVRVSLREDSELMLPLQERNAR
- a CDS encoding GntR family transcriptional regulator yields the protein MRDEPPPHRERPPLPRAERARQIADTLRQRITSGRYEDGMLPDERALSQVLGASRNTVRQALGLLRDEGLITRRRGIGTQIVTAKYGHGLDRLTGLAETLIDYGTVANTVRAARVVPQAPKAVTERLQLPDGSEAVYLERLRSLDGRPLSVDSTWLAPDIGRPLLDCDLAGRDVFTLIEETTGTRLGSAEITVHAVTAEPDTARLLGIPAGAALFVIDRLTRLADGRPVDSESLRVRADRFALHTLLRRGDAPPRALA
- a CDS encoding CU044_5270 family protein, with protein sequence MNDRTSGPDRAEHEELARLLPAPAERDLPPGRYLHHKDTLMRQIDHDGDRATAAPRPRPRLLRPALLLPAAGAALGAVLLTTLAVTDQDSAPAPSAAGTRSGATAPRGAAVLLDRIASVAAKSDAATVTDDQFVYVRTLQAEQEGEYGGPMKLTKPVEREVWMTQKARPVINEGLIHQDGRYFPITVGVPDGETPVGYPAGLNRPTYNWLASLPTDPDVLLRRLATEITRDQDTRQTPAKDRDPAQDAFDAIGELLQETVMPPRTAAALYKAAAKIPGVSVDADVVDAAGRHGIGVARDNTRPGWRTAWIFDPATLEYLGEQSSLIRDTDMGKKGALISRSAVMERAVVDALREKPSTKA
- a CDS encoding sulfite exporter TauE/SafE family protein; protein product: MSWTPDTLTLVLLALFGLAGGIGITAIGPGGVLPTIGMFLLTGLTPAGVAGTAIVTHVATGVLGTAAYTRSGQLRDPDTRRTAVVLAASALVGTPVGVLLNTHVSGRLFGILLACAVTVTGLLVWLRERRAATAPTPGTPVRVPLALTVAVGVTVAVAAGLFGLGGPMLSVPLLVVCGLPVLSALAAAQAQSVVIASVGTVGYVQHGSVDWTLAVVVGVPELVGVIVGWRIARSVPARRLKYAMAAMLLALAPYLAFRS
- a CDS encoding TetR/AcrR family transcriptional regulator, with product MTRNDGPGAAGVDPRELWLSPDRPRRGRRPAFSREAITAAAVVLADTEGIDAVTMRRVAAEVGAGVMSLYSYAPDKETLLDLMVDHVAAELPASAPLTGDWRTDLKAVGHLQRDHMLRHPWLPAAVSARRTLGPHTLAFLEHALAALRPSGTDGPTRLEIFAQLTAFVAGHVAHEVAQAQAAQSPDRAAAEALYLAAVAADGRHPELAEALTAAPRPLTPDARFSRFLTRLVDGLDAG
- a CDS encoding MoaD/ThiS family protein encodes the protein MSVKVRIPTILRTYTGGQAEVPAEGATLSQVIESLEKDHPGIAARVLDDQGKLRRFVNVYVNDDDVRFEGGLEAVTPDGAGISIIPAVAGGC